In Silene latifolia isolate original U9 population chromosome X, ASM4854445v1, whole genome shotgun sequence, the following proteins share a genomic window:
- the LOC141618368 gene encoding uncharacterized protein LOC141618368 produces MSGNWKAICKTRDLFQNGYSHGTWLADLKRYSVKSGYDWIRLKETKVGWSKLVWNNAAIPKHCFVNWLIMRNALNTKEKLHRIGISSDALCCICQAESENVAHLFQHCHYFVEILELAYDWLRIPKPQGNSIIWTGRRHWSQVQKNVCLAVFMVVNYAIRQQRNSARLEGVLLRPTVLFTQCKNLMKIRIRSQLSRVIRASDRDWINCVLS; encoded by the coding sequence ATGAGTGGCAACTGGAAGGCAATATGTAAGACCAGGGATCTATTTCAGAATGGGTATTCACATGGTACTTGGCTTGCTGACTTGAAAAGGTACTCTGTTAAGTCTGGGTATGATTGGATCAGGCTTAAGGAAACAAAAGTGGGGTGGTCTAAGCTTGTTTGGAATAATGCTGCTATCCCTAAGCATTGTTTTGTAAACTGGCTTATTATGAGGAATGCTCTTAACACAAAAGAGAAGCTACATAGGATTGGGATCAGCTCTGATGCTTTGTGTTGCATTTGCCAAGCTGAGTCTGAGAATGTTGCTCATCTGTTCCAACACTGTCATTACTTCGTTGAGATTCTGGAGCTGGCCTATGACTGGCTGAGGATTCCTAAACCTCAGGGGAATTCTATTATCTGGACAGGCAGGAGGCATTGGTCGCAGGTGCAGAAGAATGTATGCTTGGCAGTCTTCATGGTCGTTAATTATGCAATCAGGCAGCAGCGTAATTCAGCACGTTTAGAGGGTGTCCTGTTACGACCTACTGTCTTGTTTACTCAGTGTAAAAACCTGATGAAAATCAGGATTAGGAGCCAATTAAGTAGGGTCATTAGAGCTAGTGATAGGGATTGGATCAATTGTGTTCTAAGCTAA